In Clostridium swellfunianum, a genomic segment contains:
- the aroC gene encoding chorismate synthase, translating into MLRFLDAGESHGKALIAIIEGLPSNFNIDMNYINKELKRRQRGYGRGSRMSLEQDKVEFWSGLRGIKTTGNPITMVIFNRDYENWIDILGNEAEEDKKIKIPRPGHGDMVGYFKYGTGDIRDVIERTSARETAIRTAVGALCKNMLEELGILIRSKVNSIGEFYDEAVNMFEDVNYNLIEQSEVRCYNKETEQIIKREIDICKESGNTIGGSIFISVKGIPIGVGSYTQWDKKLDAALSYAVMSVQGIKAVEFGNGLNCFMRGSDFNDEIAYKDGKITRSSNNSGGIEAGVSNGENIELKAYMKPIPTIRKSIGSVNLKTKENVLNRYERSDVCGVVPASIVIENICAYEILKQILTKFPSDDFNELRKNIYDYRREVYTK; encoded by the coding sequence ATGCTTAGGTTTTTAGATGCTGGAGAATCTCATGGAAAAGCTTTAATAGCTATAATCGAAGGCTTGCCATCTAATTTTAATATAGATATGAATTATATAAATAAAGAACTTAAGAGAAGACAAAGAGGCTACGGGAGGGGCTCAAGGATGAGCCTTGAACAGGATAAGGTTGAGTTTTGGTCTGGGCTTAGGGGGATTAAAACTACTGGCAATCCTATAACTATGGTTATATTTAATAGAGATTATGAAAACTGGATAGATATTTTAGGCAACGAAGCAGAGGAAGATAAAAAAATAAAAATTCCACGGCCTGGCCATGGAGACATGGTTGGCTACTTTAAATACGGCACAGGCGATATTAGAGATGTTATTGAAAGAACTTCAGCAAGGGAAACTGCTATAAGAACTGCTGTAGGTGCCTTGTGCAAAAATATGCTTGAAGAACTTGGAATTCTAATAAGAAGCAAGGTAAATAGCATAGGGGAGTTTTATGACGAAGCCGTAAATATGTTTGAGGATGTTAACTATAATTTAATAGAACAAAGCGAAGTTCGATGCTATAATAAAGAAACAGAACAAATAATAAAAAGAGAAATTGATATTTGTAAAGAAAGTGGAAACACTATTGGTGGAAGTATTTTCATATCCGTGAAAGGTATTCCTATTGGTGTAGGGAGCTATACTCAATGGGACAAGAAACTAGATGCAGCATTAAGCTATGCAGTTATGTCAGTTCAGGGAATAAAAGCTGTGGAGTTTGGCAATGGCTTAAATTGTTTTATGAGAGGTAGTGATTTCAATGATGAAATTGCTTACAAGGATGGAAAAATAACGCGAAGCAGTAACAATTCCGGCGGCATAGAAGCAGGTGTGTCTAATGGTGAAAATATAGAATTAAAAGCCTATATGAAACCTATCCCAACTATTAGGAAAAGTATTGGTTCGGTTAATTTAAAAACTAAGGAAAATGTGTTAAACAGATATGAACGCTCTGATGTATGTGGTGTTGTTCCAGCTTCCATAGTTATTGAAAATATATGCGCTTATGAAATATTAAAACAGATATTAACCAAGTTTCCAAGCGATGATTTTAACGAGCTTAGAAAAAATATTTATGACTACAGAAGAGAAGTTTACACAAAGTGA
- a CDS encoding CPC_1213 family protein, which produces MHSKMRDTVNNKKQDDRFKKKNIKHDPQAESSRAVFDDPGMKH; this is translated from the coding sequence ATGCATAGTAAAATGAGAGATACAGTTAATAATAAAAAGCAAGACGATAGGTTTAAGAAGAAAAATATAAAGCATGATCCTCAAGCAGAAAGCTCAAGAGCAGTATTTGATGACCCAGGAATGAAGCATTAA
- a CDS encoding DUF4883 family protein, with product MTKKIIYIILILFLVFIPITLAGCKIKIGSYTVNNFTITKKKPNNFYYTNSLAKNLTLESSIKIKLMDTNFYKEKDLSIEDIDTVRNFTKALKKNNFIEKPKDLPEKPLYKLFFTFNKEKYVINVYSEKYISVYPWDGNYSMDYIDMEGIQPLYNLCGLCKYLIPR from the coding sequence ATGACAAAGAAGATTATATACATAATTCTTATTTTGTTCTTAGTGTTTATACCTATTACACTAGCAGGCTGCAAAATAAAAATTGGTAGTTATACTGTAAATAATTTTACTATAACTAAAAAGAAACCAAATAATTTTTACTATACGAATAGTCTTGCAAAAAATCTCACACTGGAATCATCTATTAAAATAAAACTCATGGACACAAATTTTTATAAAGAAAAAGACTTGTCAATTGAAGATATTGATACTGTAAGAAACTTTACTAAAGCTCTGAAAAAAAACAATTTCATTGAAAAGCCGAAAGATTTGCCCGAAAAGCCTTTGTATAAACTTTTCTTTACCTTTAATAAAGAAAAATACGTTATTAATGTCTATAGCGAAAAATACATTTCAGTATATCCATGGGATGGAAATTACTCAATGGATTACATAGATATGGAAGGGATACAGCCTCTTTATAATCTTTGCGGTTTATGCAAATACTTAATACCAAGGTAA
- the glsA gene encoding glutaminase A, which translates to MNKLLESVIENNRHWTQKGKLATYIPELAKMNSDTLGVSIITLDGEEYYGGDYETKFTIQSISKIITLMLALLDNGRERVFSKVGVEPTADAFNSIINLETKSPQKPLNPMINAGAIATVSLISGKDGEDCFKRILNFTRKITGNPSISINEDVYKSEKTTGDRNRSLAYFMKSTGVIEQDVEQVLDVYFKQCSIEATCKDIARIGAMLANDGVLPWSGERVVSRSTAIMVKTIMVTCGLYDASGQFAVEVGIPSKSGVGGGILAAVPSRMGIGVIGPALDSKGNSMGGIKVLAELSKELDLNIF; encoded by the coding sequence ATGAACAAACTACTTGAAAGCGTTATAGAAAATAATAGACATTGGACACAAAAGGGAAAGTTAGCAACATATATACCTGAGCTTGCTAAAATGAATTCAGACACTCTTGGTGTTTCGATAATAACTCTAGATGGAGAGGAATATTACGGCGGAGACTACGAAACTAAATTTACAATACAAAGCATATCAAAAATAATTACATTAATGCTTGCACTACTGGATAATGGAAGAGAAAGAGTATTTTCTAAGGTTGGTGTTGAACCCACAGCAGACGCGTTTAATTCAATAATAAATTTAGAGACAAAAAGTCCTCAAAAGCCATTAAATCCAATGATAAATGCTGGTGCAATAGCAACAGTTTCCTTAATTTCAGGCAAGGATGGAGAAGATTGCTTTAAAAGAATTTTAAATTTTACAAGGAAAATTACTGGGAATCCAAGTATTAGTATAAATGAAGATGTTTATAAGTCTGAAAAAACTACTGGAGACAGAAACAGATCTCTTGCTTACTTTATGAAAAGCACAGGAGTAATTGAGCAGGATGTAGAACAAGTCTTAGATGTTTACTTTAAGCAGTGCTCTATTGAGGCAACCTGTAAAGATATAGCAAGGATAGGCGCTATGCTTGCAAATGATGGTGTACTTCCTTGGAGTGGAGAGAGAGTGGTTTCTAGAAGTACTGCTATAATGGTTAAGACAATAATGGTTACCTGCGGACTTTATGATGCTTCAGGTCAGTTTGCTGTGGAAGTTGGTATTCCTTCCAAGAGTGGTGTCGGAGGTGGTATACTTGCTGCTGTGCCTAGCCGCATGGGAATTGGAGTTATAGGTCCTGCATTAGACTCAAAAGGCAATAGCATGGGAGGAATTAAGGTTTTAGCTGAGCTTTCGAAAGAGCTTGATTTGAATATATTCTAG